The Enterobacter asburiae genome window below encodes:
- the oxyR gene encoding DNA-binding transcriptional regulator OxyR: protein MNIRDLEYLVALAEHRHFRRAADSCHVSQPTLSGQIRKLEDELGVMLLERTSRKVLFTQAGLLLVDQARTVLREVKVLKEMASQQGEAMSGPLHIGLIPTVGPYLLPHIIPMLHQTFPKLEMYLHEAQTHQLLAQLDSGKLDCAILALVKESEAFIEVPLFDEPMMLAIYEDHPWANRDRVPMADLAGEKLLMLEDGHCLRDQAMGFCFEAGADEDTHFRATSLETLRNMVAAGSGITLLPALAVPRERKRDGVVYLPCIKPEPRRTIGLVYRPGSPLRSRYEQLAEAIRGSMDGHFDSALKQAV from the coding sequence ATGAATATTCGTGATCTTGAATACCTGGTAGCGTTAGCCGAGCATCGTCACTTTCGCCGCGCGGCAGACTCCTGCCACGTCAGCCAGCCCACGCTGAGCGGTCAGATCCGCAAGCTGGAAGACGAGCTGGGCGTGATGCTGCTGGAGCGCACCAGTCGTAAGGTTCTGTTCACACAGGCAGGTCTGCTGCTGGTGGATCAGGCGCGCACCGTGCTGCGCGAGGTCAAAGTGCTCAAGGAAATGGCAAGCCAGCAGGGGGAGGCAATGTCCGGCCCGCTGCATATCGGCCTGATCCCAACCGTTGGCCCGTACCTGTTGCCGCACATCATTCCGATGTTGCACCAGACGTTCCCGAAACTCGAAATGTACCTGCATGAAGCGCAGACCCATCAGCTGCTGGCGCAGCTAGACAGCGGCAAGCTCGACTGCGCCATTCTGGCGCTGGTGAAAGAGAGTGAAGCCTTTATTGAAGTGCCGCTGTTCGATGAGCCGATGATGCTGGCGATCTATGAAGATCACCCGTGGGCGAACCGCGATCGCGTGCCGATGGCCGATCTGGCCGGTGAAAAGCTGCTGATGCTGGAAGATGGCCACTGCCTGCGCGATCAGGCGATGGGCTTTTGCTTTGAAGCGGGTGCGGATGAGGATACCCATTTCCGCGCAACCAGCCTGGAAACGCTGCGTAATATGGTCGCGGCGGGAAGCGGTATTACGCTGCTGCCTGCGCTGGCCGTGCCGCGCGAGCGTAAGCGTGATGGCGTGGTTTATCTGCCGTGCATTAAGCCGGAGCCGCGTCGCACTATCGGCCTGGTGTATCGTCCGGGTTCACCGCTGCGCAGCCGCTATGAGCAGCTGGCAGAGGCCATCCGTGGTTCGATGGATGGCCATTTCGACAGCGCGTTAAAACAGGCGGTTTAA
- the sthA gene encoding Si-specific NAD(P)(+) transhydrogenase — translation MPHSYDYDAIVIGSGPGGEGAAMGLVKQGARVAVIERYHNVGGGCTHWGTIPSKALRHAVSRIIEFNQNPLYSDHSRLLRSSFADILNHADTVINQQTRMRQGFYERNHCEILQGNAHFVDEHTLALECHDGSVETITAEKFVIACGSRPYHPADVDFSHPRVYDSDSILSLHHEPRHVIIYGAGVIGCEYASIFRGMDVKVDLINTRDRLLAFLDQEMSDSLSYHFWNSGVVIRHNEEYEKIEGCDDGVIMHLKSGKKLKADCLLYANGRTGNTDSLQLENIGLETDSRGQLKVNSMYQTALPHVYAVGDVIGYPSLASAAYDQGRIAAQALVKGEATAHLIEDIPTGIYTIPEISSVGKTEQQLTSMKVPYEVGRAQFKHLARAQIVGMSVGTLKILFHRETKEILGIHCFGERAAEIIHIGQAIMEQKGGGNTIEYFVNTTFNYPTMAEAYRVAALNGLNRLF, via the coding sequence ATGCCACATTCCTACGATTACGACGCAATAGTTATTGGTTCCGGCCCCGGCGGCGAAGGTGCTGCTATGGGTCTGGTGAAACAGGGAGCCAGAGTAGCGGTCATCGAGCGCTACCATAATGTCGGCGGCGGTTGCACCCACTGGGGCACCATCCCTTCGAAAGCCCTCCGCCACGCCGTTAGCCGCATTATCGAATTTAACCAGAACCCTCTTTACAGCGACCACTCCAGACTTCTTCGTTCATCCTTTGCTGACATCCTGAATCACGCGGATACCGTTATTAACCAGCAGACACGCATGCGTCAGGGATTTTATGAGCGTAACCACTGTGAAATTTTGCAGGGCAACGCGCATTTTGTGGATGAACACACCCTGGCACTCGAATGCCACGACGGTTCGGTTGAAACCATCACGGCTGAAAAATTTGTGATTGCCTGCGGCTCACGCCCTTACCATCCGGCCGACGTGGACTTCTCGCACCCGCGCGTCTACGACAGCGACTCGATTCTGAGCCTGCACCATGAACCCCGCCACGTCATTATCTATGGCGCAGGGGTCATTGGTTGCGAATATGCGTCGATCTTCCGCGGAATGGACGTCAAAGTTGACCTGATCAACACCCGTGACCGCCTGCTGGCGTTCCTCGATCAGGAGATGTCGGACTCCCTCTCCTACCACTTCTGGAACAGCGGCGTGGTGATTCGCCACAACGAAGAGTACGAGAAGATTGAGGGCTGTGACGACGGGGTGATCATGCACCTGAAGTCCGGTAAGAAGCTGAAAGCAGACTGCCTGCTGTATGCCAACGGTCGTACCGGCAACACCGATTCACTGCAGCTGGAAAATATCGGGCTTGAAACCGACAGTCGCGGTCAGCTGAAGGTCAACAGCATGTATCAGACCGCCCTGCCGCACGTTTACGCGGTCGGCGATGTGATTGGCTACCCAAGCCTGGCCTCAGCCGCTTACGACCAGGGACGCATTGCCGCACAGGCGCTGGTAAAAGGCGAAGCGACGGCGCACCTGATCGAAGATATTCCGACGGGCATCTATACCATCCCGGAAATCAGTTCTGTCGGGAAAACCGAGCAGCAGCTGACGTCAATGAAGGTGCCTTACGAGGTGGGACGTGCCCAGTTTAAACATCTGGCGCGGGCGCAAATCGTGGGGATGAGCGTGGGAACGCTGAAGATCCTGTTCCATCGCGAGACCAAAGAGATCCTCGGCATTCACTGCTTTGGTGAACGCGCGGCGGAAATCATTCATATCGGCCAGGCGATAATGGAGCAGAAAGGCGGTGGTAACACCATTGAGTACTTCGTTAACACCACCTTTAACTACCCGACCATGGCGGAAGCCTATCGGGTAGCTGCGCTGAACGGCTTAAACCGCCTGTTTTAA
- the fabR gene encoding HTH-type transcriptional repressor FabR, whose protein sequence is MMGVRAQQKEKTRRSLVEAAFSQLSAERSFASLSLREVAREAGIAPTSFYRHFRDVDELGLTMVDESGLMLRQLMRQARQRIAKGGSVIRTSVSTFMEFIGNNPNAFRLLLRERSGTSAAFRAAVAREIQHFIAELADYLELENHMPRAFTEAQAEAMVTIVFSAGAEALDVSIEQRKQLEERLVLQLRMISKGAYYWYRREQEKLAHQTEE, encoded by the coding sequence GTGATGGGCGTAAGAGCACAACAAAAAGAGAAAACCCGGCGTTCGCTGGTGGAAGCCGCATTCAGTCAACTGAGTGCTGAGCGGAGTTTTGCCAGTTTGAGCCTGCGCGAAGTCGCACGCGAGGCCGGTATTGCGCCAACGTCCTTCTATCGTCATTTCCGTGATGTGGATGAACTGGGCCTGACCATGGTCGACGAGAGCGGTCTGATGCTGCGCCAGCTGATGCGCCAGGCGCGTCAGCGTATCGCCAAAGGGGGCAGCGTGATCCGCACCTCCGTATCGACCTTTATGGAATTTATCGGCAATAACCCCAACGCGTTTCGTCTGCTTCTGCGCGAGCGTTCGGGCACATCGGCGGCGTTTCGTGCCGCCGTCGCGCGTGAAATTCAGCACTTCATCGCGGAACTTGCCGACTATCTTGAACTCGAAAACCATATGCCGCGTGCGTTTACTGAAGCACAGGCTGAGGCGATGGTGACGATTGTTTTCAGCGCGGGTGCCGAAGCGCTGGATGTCAGCATTGAACAACGCAAGCAGCTCGAAGAGCGGCTGGTATTGCAGCTCAGGATGATCTCCAAAGGCGCGTACTACTGGTATCGCCGTGAACAAGAGAAACTGGCACATCAAACCGAAGAGTGA
- a CDS encoding YijD family membrane protein encodes MKQSGQDKGTLLLALIAGLSINGTFAAIFSSIVPFSIFPLIALVLTVYCLHQRYLNRTMPVGLPGLAAACFILGVLLYSTVVRAEYPDIGSNFFPAVLSVALVFWIGSRMRSRKSQLPE; translated from the coding sequence ATGAAACAGTCAGGTCAGGATAAAGGGACGCTGTTGCTGGCATTGATCGCTGGCTTATCCATTAATGGTACGTTTGCCGCTATTTTTAGCTCAATCGTTCCATTTTCGATTTTCCCGCTTATTGCGCTGGTGCTGACGGTTTACTGCCTGCATCAACGTTACCTGAACCGCACCATGCCGGTGGGGTTACCGGGGCTGGCCGCTGCCTGCTTTATTCTGGGGGTATTGCTATATAGCACGGTGGTTCGCGCGGAATATCCGGATATCGGCTCTAACTTCTTCCCTGCGGTACTGTCTGTGGCGCTGGTGTTCTGGATTGGCTCGCGCATGCGTAGCCGTAAGAGCCAGTTACCAGAGTAA